One stretch of Bradyrhizobium canariense DNA includes these proteins:
- the npdG gene encoding NADPH-dependent F420 reductase, which produces MSGSETIAVLGGTGNEGGGLALRFAHAGYPVVIGSRDAARAAEAASKINERIGHSRTRGTDNAQAVTGAQIVLLTVPFAGQVKTVEPLRDALQGKILIDATVPLVPPKVSRVQLPDGGSAVANLQALLGGGVRVVSAFQNVSAHHLADLDHDVDCDVLVCGDDGTACEKVIELVEAIGLRGIYAGTAGNSAAAEALTSVLIAINRRYKIPRSGIRITGLPVKEKL; this is translated from the coding sequence ATGAGTGGAAGCGAGACGATAGCGGTACTTGGTGGGACAGGGAACGAGGGTGGTGGACTGGCTTTGCGGTTCGCGCATGCCGGTTATCCGGTCGTGATCGGTTCGCGTGATGCGGCCCGCGCGGCTGAGGCCGCCAGCAAGATCAACGAGCGGATCGGTCATTCGCGCACGCGAGGGACAGATAACGCTCAGGCTGTCACCGGAGCTCAGATTGTGCTCCTGACCGTACCGTTTGCGGGACAAGTAAAGACCGTCGAACCTCTGCGGGACGCATTGCAGGGAAAGATACTGATCGACGCCACCGTGCCGCTGGTGCCGCCGAAAGTCAGCCGCGTGCAACTTCCGGACGGTGGGTCCGCCGTTGCGAATTTGCAGGCTCTGCTCGGAGGCGGCGTGCGCGTCGTATCGGCGTTCCAGAACGTCTCGGCCCATCACCTCGCCGATCTTGATCATGACGTCGATTGTGACGTGCTGGTTTGCGGTGACGATGGAACGGCTTGCGAAAAAGTCATCGAATTGGTGGAAGCGATCGGGCTGCGGGGTATCTACGCTGGAACAGCCGGCAATTCCGCAGCAGCAGAAGCATTGACTTCGGTGCTGATCGCGATCAATCGGCGATATAAGATCCCCCGCAGTGGAATCCGTATCACCGGTTTGCCGGTCAAGGAAAAACTGTGA